The genomic segment ACCTGCGAAGTCCGGGCGATTAGGGCGCAGGGTGGCCCTATGCGGCCCCACCGACTCAGGCCCCATCGAGCCAGGCCCCGCCCAGCCGCCCGGCCCCAGCAAGCCGGGCGCCACGACGCCGGGACCCGTCGAGCCAGGACCCAGCGACTCGCCCTGGGAGCCGTGGCGCTGGCGCTGGCGTTTCTGGTGCTCCGGGACGCCCCGGTGCGGTTCGCGCTGCCCGAGGCGGTCGGCTCCAGTCCCGAACGGCCGCCCGCGGCGCCCGAACCGCGGATCGTCAGCCGGCACGCCTGGCGGGCGGACGAGAGCCTGGTCCGGGAGCGGGCCGTGTACACGGGCGCGGTGAACGCCGTCTTCATCCACCACACCGGGCATCCCAACGGGTACGACTGCGCCGACGTCCCCGACATGCTGCGCGCGATGGAGGTGGAGCACGTCAAGAGCCAGGGGTGGGACGACATCGGCTACAACTTCGTCGTCGACCGGTGCGGCACCATCTACGAAGGCCGGGCGGGCGGCGTGGAGCGTTCCGTGCGGGGTGCGCACACGAAGGGCTTCAACGCGGACAGCGTGGGCATCGCGGCGCTGGGCACCTTCGGGCCCGGGACCAAGGTGCCCCGGCCGCTGCTGGAAGGGATCGCGAAGGTCGCCGCGTGGAAGCTGCGGCCGGGCGCGGACCCGGGCGGCAAGGTGCGCCTGGTGTCGTCGAGCGACGAGAGCAAGTACGACAAGGGCCGCGCGGTCGAGCTGCACGTCATCTCCGGCCACCGGGACAGCTACCAGACCGTGTGCCCGGGGGACGCGCTGTACGACAGGCTGCCCGAGGTCCGGCAGATGGTCGCGCGGCTGCGGCGACACTGAGAGAGACTGCCGGCCCCCGGACGAGAAGCCCGACCCGCAGATGCCTCAGATGCCCATGGATGCCATCTCGACGGCGGACCGGTAGTTCAACGCGGTGGCGACCACGCAGGTGCGGTAGGTGCGGTTGTCCTTGACCGCCAGGAAGTACTCACGGATCTGCTTGGAGTAGTTGACCAGATATCCCCAGCCCGGGAGGAAGCCGGGCGGCCGGGGGACGAGGGCGAAGGCCTCCGAGCACTTCAGGATCTCGCCCGTCGCCTGCGACAGCAGGTCCGCCACGTCGCTGTTCATCTCCCAGCCCGCGGCCAGTTCGGGCGTCCAGATGGCGCCCGCGACCTCGCGGAGGTGTGCTTGCTCCTCCGGGGTCGGGGCGCTCGTGGTGCCGTACGCGATCGAGTGGGCGCCACCGGTCGTGGCCTCATGGACCTGTGGCCGGGCCTGTGCATGGGCTGTCACGCCGATGGTCAGCGTGGCAGTGGCGGCCGTGAGAGCCACCGCGGCCAGTAAGCGGGATCTCCGTGTCTTCCCTGACGTCATGTGTTGCCCCTCCGCTTCGTGGGCGTGCGTGCCCGGCGCTCACCGGGCACGCAGCAAGCTGACATGTCCCGGCCATCACGTCAATGGCGCCCCCTGGCCGTTCCGGTCCGCGACCCGATCAGTGCTCCGGGCCGCTGACCCCTCGGCGTCGGTCAGTCCTGGAGCGTGGCGGCGACATCGTAGAAGGTGACGTGTGCGACTACGAGGTGCCTTACAGGCGTCGTACGAGAAGAGTCGGGCCACCCGGCGGCCGTCGCCCCGCGATTGCCGCGCGTTCGGTGACTCCCGCCGTTCCAGGGGGTGGAGTGGACCCGTCGTCGAGTGGAACCGGGTCGGCTATTCGTGTCCGTGGATGCCGTACGGGTCCGCATCCGCCCGAACACCTGTTGGCTTGTGGACGTGGAGGGCACAGGGTTCACTTCAGTCATGGTGAATCCCACGACGGCGCTGGAGGGTTTCTGGCCCTCGCGTCGCGTCCAGGTCTTCGACGGGTTCTGTTCCTAGGCCGTGGCCGGTTGGAGGCCGTCCGGGCAGCCGGTCGGTCCGCCCCATCGGTCACGGCCTCCGAAGTTCCGTGGACCGCGTTCCCGCGGCCCGCGTACCGGACCTGATCGACAGACAGAGGGACACACCCATGTCCGTGACCGACGAACTGCTCGCCAACAACGCCGCCTACGCCGCCACCTTCTCCGGCCCCCTGCCGCTGCCCCCTTCCAAGCAGGTCGCCGTGGTGGCCTGCATGGACGCCCGGCTCGACGTGTACGGGATTCTCGGCCTGAACGCCGGCGAGGCACATGTCATCCGCAACGCGGGCGGGGTGATCACCCCGGACGAGATCCGCTCGCTGGCGATCAGCCAACGCCTGCTGGGTACGCGCGAGATCATCCTCATCCACCACACCGACTGCGGCATGCTCACCTTCACCGACGACGGCTTCAAGGACGAAGTGCAGCGGGAGACCGGCGTCCGGCCGCCCTGGGCCCCCGAGGCGTTCCCCGACCTCGACGCCGATGTCCGCCAGTCGATCGCCCGCATCGAGGCGGACCCGTTCATCCCGCACAAGGACCGGGTCCGAGGCTTCGTCTTCGACGTGGCCACCGGAAGGCTGAACGAGACGACCTGACCCGGCCGCCCGCCGCGCGAACCATCTCCCCGCGACGCGTCGGACTTCCTCCTCCCCATGGCCCCGCCCCGGTGCTCCACGTGCTTCCGAGGCGGGGCGCCTCGCTTCCCCGGTTTCCCCCGGCCTCCCGGCCCCGCGCCACACACCTCACCGAACAGACCAATCCCACCCGCCCCCGGCTCCGAATCACCCATGAACATCGCGCCCGATCCGACGGGCGCATGCCAGCCGGCACGTCGAGCGCCGGCACGTGAGGGGTGGAGGCGAGGCCATGCCGCTGCGGAGCATCGCGGTCATCGGCGGGGGCGTGGCGGGCCTGACCGCTGCCCATGTGCTGCGCCGGGAACACGACGTCACGCTGTACGAGGCCGACGACCGGCTCGGCGGTCACGCGCACACCCACGAACTGCCCACGACCGACGGGCGCGTGGTGCGCGTGGACAGCGGCTTCATCGTGCACAACGAGCGCACCTACCCGATGCTGCTGAGGCTCTTCGCCGAACTCGGGGTGTCCACCCAGGACTCCGAGATGAGCATGTCGGTGCGGTGCGAGGGCTGTGGGTTGGAGTACGCGGGCGCCCGCGGCCTGTCCGGTCTCTTCACCGGACGCCGGTCGCT from the Streptomyces sp. AM 4-1-1 genome contains:
- a CDS encoding peptidoglycan recognition protein codes for the protein MALALAFLVLRDAPVRFALPEAVGSSPERPPAAPEPRIVSRHAWRADESLVRERAVYTGAVNAVFIHHTGHPNGYDCADVPDMLRAMEVEHVKSQGWDDIGYNFVVDRCGTIYEGRAGGVERSVRGAHTKGFNADSVGIAALGTFGPGTKVPRPLLEGIAKVAAWKLRPGADPGGKVRLVSSSDESKYDKGRAVELHVISGHRDSYQTVCPGDALYDRLPEVRQMVARLRRH
- a CDS encoding carbonic anhydrase, encoding MSVTDELLANNAAYAATFSGPLPLPPSKQVAVVACMDARLDVYGILGLNAGEAHVIRNAGGVITPDEIRSLAISQRLLGTREIILIHHTDCGMLTFTDDGFKDEVQRETGVRPPWAPEAFPDLDADVRQSIARIEADPFIPHKDRVRGFVFDVATGRLNETT